A window from Montipora capricornis isolate CH-2021 chromosome 7, ASM3666992v2, whole genome shotgun sequence encodes these proteins:
- the LOC138055353 gene encoding uncharacterized protein, whose amino-acid sequence MKKSQASYQWFDLRDREYTESRIKLSERLYALERKSEKSKPASSVRSRSSASSKFSRQSVISKRIEAASRAAKLQIEMDFLEQETEFRKLQIKKEIALTNAEEAAVSKFLKEENEDFKGETHSAKETFAEPGNTEEPFSIQKATPVKKGNLPSDPIAPPIKPVVPTKSEPQVKCELSQDESSSPGVMTPKPSDSCFRDVLKLQERQTELSAMVADQQRTSLLPVQEPPMFSGDYFDYPVFIRAFKTIIESKVDSNRDRLYFLNKYTAGKANDIIKGFVTVNSEEGYKEARKLLAKRFGVPFHVAQAYKTRLKRWPQVSEGDGLGMQEFSDYLIRCRDSMKTMRSLEELNSTETLLHVSSKLPSYSGVRWCRHAFELRRRTEGSVTFSDLVEFIKSEADLAMDPAFSPHTLVKERMKGSGRSTAHKGHPPRGITRANALSTSSSVKTRPSHATQGRRCLSCSGYHTLDDCPEFKKLSLEDRLHFVKTSNLCFGCFSKGHMSKACRNRITCKKCGKQHPTTLHQDSKTQTESTLESGAEERSSERPHVSNCANVSNALVWSDCVVNSMIIPVWLSHQDNPREEVMVYALLDDASDTTFVRTSTLQALGIQGVDVKLNLHTMHGNTEIPAQRIKGLTVKRLDKRVEVVLPNAYSRGCIPSRRNQIPKPETANVWPHLKRIADKIPPYKEDIEVALLIGCNCPKAIKPREVILGKGDDPYAVRTLLGWGILGPVSLIQDDVNKDVDVSCNRIVTREIGSTRIRNDCFVVPIKSREVLNPGQVNRMFNLDFSEVNSKEHPLSQEERRFMEKAKQGIRLCPDGHYEMPLPLKNAEVVLPNNRELALRRLIPLKKRFSSCRSYQDQYTAFMDSMFKNGYAEKVSMPDPADSSKINSRVWYIPHHGVFHPKKPSKIRVVFDCSAIFKEESLNKHLLQGPDLTNNLCGVLCRFRLESVTFMCDIEAMFYQVRVTEDCRDMLHFLWWENGDTLRQPQEYRMTVHLFGAASSPACSNYALKTTADDNENELGPAPAEFLRKDFYVDDGLKSVPSVGEAIDLIKGVKEMCKRGGFNLHKFTSNKKEVIAGVPVEDRAEEIKLLDLSHDKLPMERALGVQWCVESDCFRFRITLSDRPCTRQGILSTVSSIYDPLGFLAPFLLEGKKIIQELCQEKADWDDPVPDHMRHRWDNWKAELAHLDEFSIARCYKPEGFGNVVSVQLHHFSDASVKGYGQCSYLRFQNDMGKVHCAFVFGKARVTPLKPITIPRLELAPAVVSVRVSEQLRRELSLGEIEETFWTDSQVVLGYIANESRKFHIFVINRVQEIQEKTSVNQWRYVDTKANPADEASRGLHARNLKESKWIKGPPFLWKEESEWPKCRVNENIPLSSDDPEVKKTSSCATSTEEMKASPVGLVDYFSDWYKAKRAIAICLRYLNRLANKGEAKGTEEAKARGTSKDTKEIKMGGNTKLSVQELQMAEVKIIKLAQATAFREEIKVLNLKKADSSPRNHTMQGKSVLNLSSPLTKLDPFVDLDGILRVGGCLRQAGLPCDVKFPAILPKESHLTNLVVKHFHEKVRHQGRGLTLNEIRSNGFWIVGGSSVVRSHLHKCVICRKLRGTFQEQKMADLPEDRLEPAPPFTNCAVDYFGPWLIKQGRKEVKRYGVLFTCMASRAIHLEVSNTLETDSFINALRRFICRRGPIRLLRSDQGTNFVGAKRELSEAINKLDQRKISSELLRNGCDWMVFKMNVPSASHMGGAWERQIRSVRNVLSTLLENNATQLDDESLITLMCEAEAVVNSRPLTLDPLTDPDSLSPLTPNHLLTMKSKIVMSPPGIFQDADKYSRKRWRRVQHLADEFWCRWKKEFLQCLQTRPKWCQARKNLQVEDIVIIKDDNLPRNQWELARVIEVFKSKDGHVRSVKLVTADSTLDNKGKRTKHAKVVERPVHKLVLLVRGDD is encoded by the coding sequence ATGAAGAAGTCACAAGCCTCTTATCAGTGGTTTGACTTACGAGACCGCGAATACACAGAATCTAGAATAAAGTTAAGTGAGCGGCTCTATGCGCTGGAAAGGAAGTCTGAGAAGTCTAAACCTGCGAGCTCGGTGCGGTCTAGGAGCTCCGCTTCGTCCAAATTTTCCAGGCAATCGGTCATATCTAAAAGAATTGAAGCAGCCTCTAGGGCAGCCAAGCTCcaaattgaaatggattttttagAGCAAGAAACCGAGTTCAGGAAACTTCAAATTAAGAAGGAGATAGCCTTGACGAACGCAGAAGAAGCTGCCGTTAGCAAGTTTCTCAAAGAGGAAAATGAAGACTTTAAAGGGGAAACACACAGTGCTAAGGAAACCTTTGCAGAACCCGGGAACACTGAAGAACCCTTTAGCATTCAGAAAGCAACTCCTGTCAAGAAAGGAAATCTTCCATCGGATCCTATCGCGCCTCCTATTAAGCCAGTTGTTCCCACAAAGTCAGAGCCCCAAGTTAAGTGCGAACTAAGTCAAGACGAATCTTCGAGCCCGGGCGTGATGACCCCGAAACCTAGCGATAGTTGCTTCAGGGATGTGCTTAAGCTTCAAGAAAGGCAAACAGAATTAAGTGCCATGGTCGCTGATCAGCAAAGAACATCTCTTCTCCCAGTCCAAGAACCTCCGATGTTTAGTGGTGACTACTTCGATTACCCTGTTTTCATTCGAGCGTTCAAAACCATAATTGAAAGTAAGGTTGACTCCAACAGAGACAGACTGTACTTTCTTAACAAGTATACAGCAGGGAAGGCCAACGACATCATAAAGGGCTTCGTAACTGTGAATTCAGAAGAGGGTTATAAGGAAGCTCGTAAGCTCCTTGCCAAGCGTTTCGGGGTTCCTTTCCACGTAGCTCAAGCATACAAGACTAGATTGAAGAGGTGGCCTCAAGTTAGTGAAGGAGATGGACTCGGGATGCAAGAGTTCTCGGACTACCTCATACGCTGCAGAGATAGCATGAAGACAATGAGATCCCTTGAAGAACTTAACTCCACTGAAACCTTATTGCACGTAAGTTCAAAGCTACCCTCATATAGTGGAGTGAGGTGGTGTCGCCACGCCTTCGAATTGAGAAGACGAACAGAAGGATCGGTGACCTTTAGCGATTTGGTAGAGTTCATTAAGAGTGAAGCCGACCTAGCGATGGATCCCGCCTTTTCTCCGCATACACTTGTGAAAGAACGTATGAAAGGATCAGGAAGAAGTACTGCTCATAAAGGACATCCACCTCGAGGCATCACTCGTGCAAATGCCCTGTCGACCTCAAGTTCTGTTAAGACGCGACCCAGTCATGCTACACAGGGACGCCGATGCCTTTCATGCTCCGGGTATCATACTCTCGATGATTGCCCTGAATTCAAGAAGTTAAGCTTAGAGGATCGTCTTCATTTTGTAAAGACAAGCAATTTGTGCTTTGGTTGCTTCAGTAAGGGACACATGTCAAAGGCTTGCAGAAACCGCATAACCTGTAAGAAGTGTGGGAAACAGCATCCAACAACTCTTCACCAAGACTCGAAAACTCAAACCGAGAGTACCTTAGAAAGTGGCGCAGAAGAACGAAGTTCAGAGAGACCTCATGTCAGCAATTGTGCCAACGTTAGCAATGCCTTGGTGTGGAGTGACTGTGTTGTGAATTCGATGATCATACCAGTTTGGCTTAGTCATCAAGACAATCCACGAGAAGAAGTCATGGTTTACGCTCTCCTTGATGACGCGAGTGACACCACCTTTGTTCGAACGTCAACCCTTCAAGCTCTTGGAATTCAAGGCGTTGATGTCAAGCTAAACCTCCATACGATGCATGGTAACACAGAGATCCCTGCACAAAGAATCAAAGGCCTAACAGTGAAGAGGTTGGATAAGAGAGTGGAGGTTGTACTTCCTAACGCGTATTCAAGAGGTTGTATCCCATCAAGGAGAAACCAGATTCCAAAACCGGAGACTGCAAATGTCTGGCCTCATCTAAAACGTATTGCAGACAAGATTCCACCCTACAAGGAAGATATCGAAGTCGCTCTTCTTATTGGTTGCAATTGCCCTAAGGCCATAAAGCCACGCGAAGTTATTCTGGGTAAAGGAGATGACCCCTACGCTGTAAGAACACTGCTAGGTTGGGGCATACTTGGTCCCGTCTCATTAATCCAAGACGATGTCAACAAGGACGTTGATGTCTCCTGCAATAGGATTGTCACTCGTGAAATTGGATCTACAAGGATTCGAAATGATTGCTTTGTCGTGCCCATAAAGTCAAGAGAGGTATTAAACCCTGGTCAGGTCAATCGCATGTTCAATCTAGACTTCTCTGAAGTAAACAGCAAAGAACACCCACTGTCTCAAGAAGAAAGAAGATTCATGGAAAAGGCCAAGCAAGGTATCCGCCTTTGTCCTGATGGTCACTATGAAATGCCACTTCCACTGAAAAACGCTGAAGTTGTATTACCAAATAATCGTGAGCTAGCCTTACGTCGCCTGATCCCACTGAAGAAGAGATTCAGCAGTTGCAGAAGCTATCAAGACCAGTACACTGCCTTCATGGACTCCATGTTCAAGAATGGTTATGCTGAGAAAGTTTCCATGCCAGATCCTGCCGATAGCTCGAAAATAAATTCCCGCGTGTGGTATATTCCTCATCACGGTGTCTTCCACCCTAAGAAGCCAAGCAAGATTCGGGTGGTCTTTGACTGTTCTGCCATCTTTAAGGAAGAGTCTCTCAATAAGCACCTTCTTCAAGGACCGGATCTAACCAACAACTTGTGCGGAGTATTATGCAGATTCCGCCTAGAAAGCGTCACGTTCATGTGCGACATCGAAGCTATGTTCTATCAGGTCAGGGTAACGGAAGATTGCAGGGACATGCTTCATTTCCTCTGGTGGGAGAATGGCGACACTTTGAGACAGCCTCAAGAATACCGAATGACCGTCCATCTATTTGGTGCAGCATCATCACCAGCATGCTCAAATTACGCCCTGAAAACAACTGCAGATGATAACGAGAACGAACTGGGCCCTGCACCAGCGGAATTCTTGCGAAAGGACTTCTACGTTGACGATGGCTTGAAGTCCGTACCGTCAGttggtgaagccatcgatctcATCAAAGGGGTTAAGGAGATGTGCAAGAGAGGAGGCTTCAACCTCCACAAGTTCACATCGAACAAGAAAGAAGTTATCGCAGGTGTACCAGTTGAAGACAGAGCTGAGGAGATCAAGCTGCTAGACCTAAGTCATGACAAGCTGCCGATGGAACGTGCTCTCGGAGTGCAGTGGTGCGTAGAGTCAGACTGCTTTCGTTTTCGCATCACACTCAGCGACCGACCATGCACCAGACAAGGTATTTTGTCTACAGTCAGTTCCATCTACGATCCCCTTGGTTTCCTTGCGCCATTCCTCCttgaaggaaagaaaataattcAAGAGCTTTGCCAAGAGAAAGCAGACTGGGACGATCCTGTTCCTGACCACATGCGTCACAGGTGGGATAATTGGAAGGCTGAGCTGGCCCACCTGGACGAGTTCTCTATCGCCAGATGCTACAAGCCAGAAGGGTTTGGGAATGTGGTCTCCGTGCAGCTTCATCACTTTTCAGATGCAAGTGTAAAGGGATATGGCCAGTGCAGCTACCTAAGGTTTCAAAATGACATGGGGAAAGTTCACTGTGCCTTCGTCTTTGGAAAGGCAAGAGTTACACCGCTTAAGCCAATCACCATCCCGAGACTAGAACTAGCCCCTGCTGTGGTGTCTGTGAGAGTTAGTGAGCAGCTACGAAGGGAATTGAGTTTGGGTGAAATTGAAGAAACCTTCTGGACCGACAGTCAAGTTGTTCTCGGTTATATTGCTAATGAATCCAGAAAGTTTCACATTTTCGTCATAAATCGCGTACAAGAGATCCAAGAAAAGACCTCAGTTAACCAGTGGAGGTACGTAGACACCAAAGCCAATCCGGCAGATGAAGCGTCTCGTGGTCTTCATGCAAGAAACCTCAAAGAGTCAAAATGGATCAAGGGGCCCCCATTCTTATGGAAGGAGGAGTCTGAGTGGCCCAAATGTCGAGTTAATGAAAACATTCCACTGTCAAGTGACGACCCGGAGGTTAAGAAGACATCCTCTTGCGCTACAAGCACAGAAGAAATGAAAGCGTCTCCCGTTGGCCTTGTTGATTACTTTTCTGACTGGTACAAAGCGAAAAGAGCCATAGCAATCTGCTTGCGTTACTTAAACCGGCTTGCAAACAAGGGTGAAGCTAAAGGAACAGAAGAGGCAAAGGCTCGTGGCACATCTAAAGATACCAAAGAGATAAAGATGGGAGGTAACACCAAATTGTCGGTGCAAGAGTTGCAGATGGCAGAAGTCAAAATAATCAAGTTGGCACAAGCTACCGCCTTTAGAGAAGAAATCAAAGTTCTGAACCTCAAGAAGGCCGACTCTAGTCCAAGAAACCACACCATGCAGGGGAAGTCTGTGCTTAACCTCTCTAGCCCCTTGACCAAGCTTGACCCATTTGTTGATCTTGACGGTATCCTGCGTGTTGGCGGTTGCCTTAGGCAAGCTGGATTGCCTTGTGATGTCAAGTTCCCAGCCATTTTGCCAAAGGAAAGTCATCTAACTAACCTCGTGGTCAAGCACTTTCATGAGAAAGTCAGGCACCAAGGGCGTGGTCTGACACTGAATGAAATACGTTCGAATGGGTTCTGGATAGTTGGAGGCTCGTCCGTCGTCCGGAGTCACCTTCACAAATGCGTCATTTGCAGAAAGCTGAGAGGTACATTTCAAGAACAGAAGATGGCGGACCTCCCAGAAGATCGCCTTGAGCCCGCTCCACCTTTCACAAATTGTGCCGTTGATTATTTTGGCCCATGGCTTATAaaacaaggaagaaaggaagtgaaAAGATATGGCGTCTTGTTCACCTGTATGGCGTCCAGGGCCATACACTTGGAGGTCTCAAACACGCTTGAGACAGATTCATTTATTAACGCCCTCCGGAGGTTCATCTGCCGAAGAGGACCCATACGATTACTAAGAAGTGACCAGGGTACCAACTTTGTTGGCGCCAAAAGAGAGCTAAGTGAAGCCATAAACAAGTTGGATCAGAGAAAGATCAGTTCCGAGTTGCTGAGAAATGGGTGTGACTGGATGGTCTTTAAGATGAATGTTCCCAGTGCAAGTCATATGGGAGGGGCGTGGGAACGCCAAATCAGAAGTGTGCGGAACGTGCTCTCAACACTACTGGAAAATAATGCAACCCAATTAGATGACGAATCTCTGATTACCCTGATGTGTGAAGCCGAAGCTGTGGTGAACAGTCGACCCTTGACGCTGGATCCTCTGACTGATCCTGACTCTCTGTCTCCTTTGACACCCAACCACCTTCTGACAATGAAGTCAAAGATTGTCATGTCGCCTCCAGGCATCTTCCAAGACGCTGATAAATATTCCAGGAAACGCTGGAGAAGAGTGCAGCACCTTGCAGACGAATTTTGGTGTCGATGGAAGAAAGAGTTCCTGCAGTGTCTCCAGACCCGTCCCAAATGGTGCCAAGCTCGCAAGAACCTTCAGGTCGAGGACATTGTGATCATCAAGGATGACAACCTTCCTCGTAACCAGTGGGAACTAGCCCGTGTCATAGAAGTTTTCAAGAGCAAGGATGGACACGTACGTTCTGTGAAGCTTGTCACAGCAGATTCCACCTTGGATAACAAGGGAAAGAGAACTAAACATGCTAAAGTTGTGGAAAGACCTGTACACAAGTTAGTGCTGTTAGTGCGTGGTGACGATTAA